A window of the Pogona vitticeps strain Pit_001003342236 chromosome 4, PviZW2.1, whole genome shotgun sequence genome harbors these coding sequences:
- the LEMD1 gene encoding LEM domain-containing protein 1: protein MEKITVDVHIESKEKDSLELVTSNEIDVKALNDTELREQLSAYGISPGPILPSTRATYENKLQQLMKQCPTVAAEKESRLDDSEKEKNGELGQTTEVVFQTNNLRVTAGCASELDNNPPVDVAERQKKLLSPDVEHSLAKIVAELQEILPEGKVLNQSKGQRRVAGSSPDRSYRQQMNNPPHTDYGYPDANSVGLSTRRRTVKENVHSVKRSPKIKSLMVPEKPAEGLIPTRVKIAMFALFIFLLFVYVTMETNLDNPFRSFIMGK from the exons ATGGAGAAGATTACTGTAGATGTGCACATAGAAAGCAAGGAAAAAGATTCTTTAGAACTAGTCACCAGCAATGAAATTGATGTTAAGGCTCTGAATGACACTGAACTACGGGAGCAGCTGTCTGCATATGGAATCAGCCCTGGACCGATATTAC CTTCTACAAGGGCTACATATGAGAACAAACTTCAACAGCTCATGAAGCAATGCCCAACAGTAGCAGCTGAGAAGGAAAGCAGGCTTGatgattctgaaaaggaaaagaatggagAGCTAG GGCAAACAACAGAAGTAGTCTTCCAGACAAACAACCTCAGAGTGACAGCAGGATGTGCCTCTGAGCTTGATAAT AATCCACCTGTAGATGTGGCAGAACGTCAGAAAAAACTCTTGTCACCTGATGTTGAACACAGTTTAGCCAAAATAGTGGCAGAA TTACAGGAAATATTGCCAGAGGGTAAAGTGCTGAATCAGTCAAAAGGACAAAGGAGGGTAGCTGGCAGTAGTCCTGACAGGAGTTACAGACAACAG ATGAATAATCCACCACACACAGACTACGGTTACCCTGACGCTAACAGTGTAGGATTAAG TACTAGAAGAAGAACAGTGAAAGAGAATGTACATTCAGTGAAGCGAAGTCCTAAAATTAAATCCCTGATGGTACCTGAGAAACCAGCAGAAGGACTTATACCAACACGTGTAAAGATCGCTATGTTTGCActcttcattttccttctctttgtgtATGTAACTATGGAAACTAATCTAGACAATCCATTCAGAAGCTTCATCATGGGAAAATGA